The Sediminitomix flava genome window below encodes:
- a CDS encoding T9SS type A sorting domain-containing protein, translating into MKQLYFSLSFLVMIFFYNSKALIAQDFSGGSGTTNDPYLISNVQDLLDLDTAKTMWGMRKSFKLTEDIDMEGEIFHPLGWRVSASEEYYFMGSFDGDHHTISNLTVTPHPDQDFLFGGFIGAGRDLTVSNLGIVNTNVDFKSIASSQRIGGLIGQLDWNSTVENCFVVDSYVSGKGGVGGLVGKYNGNTIVNCFVDAEIDPEWANHNAGLVGNIQNILANSTITKSAFYGKVLKGKATVGLANANVDEIYCISTTGQTDPNSTVVILTPEELLEQSNYTGLDFSASGLWEMKENSFAVLKGFSATAYDSLLTFLAIPLKVTMSDGTTPIQNATVTINDIEYQTNAAGLLDDLILPGTYSYTVMADGYQDTEGTLVASLAGDITVVSLISESVPVYTSTFNLTNSKGEILNDASITVTDDNVYNQSLVSDESGVATFEQLLPGTYSYTISKDLHITLTDEFEVIDQNLSLDLVVQVDNQAPIANAGLDVTAASGDEVQLDASGSSDANNDALTYTWTAPVGITLSNTNAVKPVFTAPDVQETTEYQFTLVVNDGELDSDETSVTITVKQAIVLGVELLTNGGFESGLSEGWIGLESFELSELIPDSNTNSTNSLKIETTSQIGGGIGTDAEISTATDHHFPITVGKSYILKGKLRAERMNTNVINFRLMPYGYWYDGAKAGITNPSMGWGIPAVIGEWIEFEEKITIDTDYSSDGALGNSYQSILNILSATNASDELVYIDDLSLLEYDVELQADAGDDITVMSDSTVSLSGSYNSSEDLTFSWTAPNGITLSNSNTLNPSFTSPTVTEETNLAFTLTVEKGLLSVEDEVIVTVFPNTIANAGEDQTVLEETTVILDGSATTPENSTLLWTAPSGITLSDNTSSMPTFTAPAVSQDSTITFTLTSTFLESEDSDVVNVTIYPTAIAIAGENQTVIEGSTVTLDGSASTPSNATLLWTAPEGIDLSDNSAAMPTFTAPNTEVDTTLVFTLTATYYDQEVTDQVQITVYPTAVANAGEDQTVIEGSTVTLDASASAPSNATLLWTAPEGINLSDNSAAMPTFTAPSTLSDTTFVFTLTATYYDQDVTDQVQVTVYPTAIANAGEDQTVIEESTVTLDASASAPSNATLLWTAPEGIELSDNSAAMPTFTAPSTLNDTTFVFTLTATYYDQEVSDQIQITVYPTAVANAGEDQTVIEESTVTLDASASAPSNATLLWTAPEGINLSDNSAAMPTFTAPSTLSDTTFIFTLTAIYYDQEVTDQVQITVYPTAVANAGEDQSVIEGSTVTLDASASAPSNATILWSAPEGIELSDNSTAMPTFTAPQVNESTDFTFELTVSYYNQTYSDQVIVTINPEGSAIADAGEDQVVLEGNIVTLNAEGSIPSDANFLWIAPEGISLSSNTSVMPSFTAPNVSEETIYTISLTVSYSNTEDSDEVNITVYPVPIANAGADLTAWANESVRLDASATTPLEATLTWVAPNGITLSDSTVAMPTFTAPNVNQNTDYSFTLKAEFMDSVSTDNVIVTVYPTPNANAGADLTAWANENVTLDASATTPLEATLTWVAPNGITLSDSTVAMPTFTAPNVNQNTDYSFTLKAEFMDSVSTDNVIVTVYPTPNANAGADLTAWANENVTLDASATMPSEATLTWVAPNGITLSDSTVVMPTFTAPNVNQTTDYSFTLKAEFMDSVSTDNVIVTVYPTPNANAGADLTTWANENVTLDASASAPSDATITWIAPNGITLSDSTVAMPTFTAPNVNQTTDYSLMLKAEFMDSVSTDNVIVTVYPTPNANAGADLTAWANENVTLDASATMPSEATLTWVAPNGITLSDSTVAMPTFTAPNVNQTTEYSFMLKAEFMDSVSTDNVIVTVYPTPNANAGTDLTAWANENVTLDASATDPSDASLTWVAPDGITLSDSTVAMPTFTAPNVNQTTEYSFMLKAEFMDSVSTDNVIVTVYPTPNANAGVDQNVIEGTTVTLDASVSTPEGVNVLWIAPNDDITLSNDTTNIATFIAPNVSQTTAFDFILEVHVMDSVSTDTVTITIHPTPIADAGNGKSVFEGETVALDASTSEVNGANIQWLSPEGIQLSDETSLNPTFVAPEVEETEILSFILELSLFGITVQDEVQIIVSPMITNSDKIDLSSTVYPNPTKDRVNIKLQEDSQVVIYHISGRKVEDNLMKKGEHVFDLSQYPTGTYIVSVKGNSIIKNIKLIKE; encoded by the coding sequence TTGCATCTTCTCAAAGAATTGGGGGACTTATCGGACAACTTGATTGGAATTCTACGGTTGAAAACTGCTTTGTAGTTGACAGTTATGTCTCTGGAAAAGGTGGCGTAGGTGGTCTTGTTGGAAAGTATAACGGTAATACTATCGTGAACTGCTTTGTTGATGCTGAGATAGATCCAGAATGGGCGAATCACAATGCTGGTTTGGTAGGAAATATTCAAAATATACTTGCTAATAGTACGATTACAAAGTCTGCTTTTTACGGAAAAGTATTAAAGGGAAAAGCAACTGTTGGTCTTGCAAATGCAAATGTGGATGAAATCTATTGTATTTCCACAACAGGACAAACAGATCCTAATTCCACTGTAGTTATTCTGACGCCAGAAGAATTACTTGAGCAATCAAATTATACTGGACTTGATTTTTCAGCTTCAGGATTATGGGAAATGAAAGAGAACTCTTTCGCAGTACTCAAAGGGTTTTCTGCTACTGCCTATGATAGCTTGCTAACATTTTTAGCAATCCCATTGAAAGTAACCATGTCAGATGGAACTACCCCGATTCAAAACGCAACAGTCACAATTAATGATATTGAGTACCAAACAAATGCTGCTGGATTACTTGACGATTTAATTTTACCAGGCACTTATTCTTACACTGTCATGGCTGATGGATATCAAGATACGGAAGGTACTCTAGTAGCTAGTTTGGCTGGTGACATAACTGTAGTCTCATTGATTTCTGAAAGTGTTCCGGTTTATACATCAACGTTTAACCTTACAAATTCAAAAGGGGAAATTCTTAATGATGCTAGTATTACAGTAACGGATGATAATGTTTACAATCAATCTTTAGTTTCAGATGAATCTGGAGTAGCCACTTTTGAACAATTACTTCCGGGTACATATTCATACACTATTTCAAAAGATTTACACATCACTCTTACGGATGAATTTGAAGTCATTGATCAAAATTTAAGTTTAGATCTTGTTGTTCAAGTCGACAATCAAGCTCCTATAGCCAATGCAGGTTTAGATGTTACTGCAGCTTCTGGTGATGAAGTTCAATTGGATGCTTCTGGTTCTTCAGATGCAAATAATGATGCACTAACTTATACATGGACAGCTCCTGTAGGAATAACTTTATCAAACACAAATGCAGTAAAACCCGTTTTTACAGCTCCTGATGTACAAGAAACAACAGAATATCAATTTACCTTAGTCGTAAACGATGGTGAATTAGATTCTGATGAAACATCAGTTACTATTACCGTAAAGCAAGCGATTGTACTTGGGGTTGAGCTTCTGACAAATGGAGGTTTTGAAAGCGGACTTTCAGAAGGTTGGATTGGACTCGAATCATTTGAATTATCAGAACTTATTCCAGATAGCAATACAAATAGCACAAATAGTCTAAAAATAGAAACTACGAGCCAGATTGGAGGAGGAATAGGTACAGATGCTGAAATTTCGACTGCAACCGATCATCATTTCCCGATAACTGTAGGTAAATCTTATATCCTAAAAGGGAAATTGAGAGCTGAAAGAATGAATACCAACGTAATCAATTTCAGATTAATGCCATACGGCTATTGGTATGACGGAGCAAAAGCGGGGATAACTAATCCTTCAATGGGTTGGGGAATTCCAGCAGTAATTGGGGAATGGATTGAGTTTGAAGAAAAAATAACAATCGATACAGATTATAGTAGCGATGGAGCACTTGGTAACTCATATCAATCTATTTTAAATATCCTGTCTGCAACCAATGCCTCTGATGAGTTGGTTTATATCGATGATTTAAGCCTTTTGGAATATGACGTTGAATTACAAGCAGATGCTGGAGATGACATAACAGTCATGAGCGATAGTACTGTATCTTTAAGCGGTAGCTATAATTCATCAGAAGATTTGACATTTTCATGGACAGCTCCCAATGGTATAACATTAAGTAATTCAAATACACTAAACCCATCATTCACAAGTCCAACTGTAACGGAAGAAACCAATTTGGCATTTACACTAACTGTAGAAAAAGGGCTATTAAGCGTAGAGGATGAAGTAATTGTCACTGTTTTTCCAAATACCATTGCAAATGCTGGTGAAGATCAAACAGTACTAGAAGAAACAACGGTTATACTTGATGGTTCAGCTACGACTCCTGAAAATTCAACATTATTATGGACTGCTCCTAGTGGAATTACATTGTCTGACAATACATCTAGCATGCCAACTTTTACGGCTCCAGCAGTATCACAAGATTCTACGATAACTTTTACACTTACATCAACATTTTTAGAGAGTGAAGATAGTGATGTAGTCAATGTAACTATTTACCCTACTGCGATTGCTATTGCTGGTGAGAATCAAACTGTCATTGAAGGGAGCACAGTTACTCTAGATGGGTCTGCTTCTACACCTAGTAATGCTACACTTCTATGGACAGCCCCAGAAGGTATCGATCTTTCAGATAATTCTGCAGCTATGCCAACTTTCACGGCTCCTAATACAGAAGTTGATACAACCTTAGTATTCACTTTAACGGCCACTTATTATGACCAAGAAGTTACAGATCAAGTTCAGATCACCGTTTACCCAACCGCTGTTGCTAATGCTGGTGAAGACCAAACTGTCATCGAAGGGAGTACGGTAACTTTAGATGCATCTGCTTCTGCTCCTAGTAATGCTACACTTCTATGGACAGCCCCAGAAGGTATCAACCTTTCTGATAACTCTGCAGCTATGCCAACTTTCACGGCTCCTAGTACTCTTAGTGATACAACTTTTGTATTCACTTTAACGGCCACTTATTATGATCAAGATGTTACAGATCAAGTTCAGGTCACTGTTTACCCTACTGCTATCGCAAATGCTGGTGAAGACCAAACTGTCATCGAAGAGAGTACAGTTACTTTAGATGCATCTGCTTCTGCTCCTAGTAATGCTACACTTCTATGGACAGCCCCTGAAGGTATCGAACTTTCTGATAACTCTGCTGCTATGCCAACTTTTACAGCTCCTAGTACTCTAAATGATACAACTTTTGTATTCACTTTAACGGCCACTTATTATGATCAAGAAGTTTCTGACCAAATTCAGATCACCGTTTACCCAACCGCTGTTGCTAATGCTGGTGAAGATCAAACTGTCATCGAAGAGAGTACAGTTACTTTAGATGCATCTGCTTCTGCTCCTAGTAATGCAACACTACTTTGGACAGCCCCTGAAGGTATCAACCTTTCAGATAACTCGGCAGCTATGCCAACTTTCACGGCCCCTAGTACTCTAAGTGATACAACTTTTATATTCACTTTAACAGCTATTTATTATGACCAAGAAGTTACTGACCAAGTTCAAATTACCGTTTACCCTACTGCAGTGGCTAACGCTGGTGAAGATCAATCTGTAATTGAAGGGAGTACAGTTACTTTAGATGCATCTGCTTCTGCTCCTAGTAATGCTACAATTCTTTGGTCAGCTCCTGAAGGTATCGAACTTTCTGATAACTCTACAGCTATGCCAACTTTTACGGCTCCTCAAGTTAATGAATCAACTGATTTTACATTTGAGCTAACAGTAAGCTATTATAATCAAACCTATTCTGATCAAGTCATTGTAACTATAAATCCAGAAGGAAGTGCAATAGCAGATGCTGGAGAGGATCAGGTGGTTTTAGAAGGAAACATAGTTACACTAAATGCTGAAGGCTCAATACCGTCAGATGCCAACTTCTTATGGATTGCTCCTGAAGGTATTAGTTTATCAAGCAATACATCAGTTATGCCATCTTTTACAGCTCCAAATGTTTCAGAAGAAACTATTTATACAATTTCTCTAACTGTCAGTTACTCAAATACTGAAGACTCTGATGAAGTTAATATAACAGTTTATCCTGTGCCTATTGCAAATGCAGGTGCTGACTTAACTGCTTGGGCTAATGAAAGTGTAAGGCTTGATGCTTCAGCTACTACTCCTTTAGAAGCTACATTAACTTGGGTTGCTCCTAACGGAATTACTCTTTCTGATAGCACAGTGGCTATGCCTACATTTACAGCTCCTAACGTTAATCAAAACACGGATTATAGCTTCACACTCAAAGCTGAGTTTATGGATTCGGTCAGTACTGATAATGTAATCGTCACTGTCTATCCTACGCCTAACGCAAATGCAGGCGCGGACTTAACTGCTTGGGCTAATGAAAATGTAACACTTGATGCTTCAGCTACTACTCCTTTAGAAGCTACATTAACTTGGGTTGCTCCTAACGGAATTACTCTTTCTGATAGCACAGTGGCTATGCCTACATTTACAGCTCCTAACGTTAATCAAAACACGGATTATAGCTTCACACTCAAAGCTGAGTTTATGGATTCGGTCAGTACTGATAATGTAATCGTCACTGTCTATCCTACACCTAACGCAAATGCAGGCGCAGACTTAACTGCTTGGGCTAATGAAAATGTAACACTTGATGCTTCAGCTACAATGCCTTCAGAAGCTACATTAACTTGGGTTGCTCCTAACGGAATTACTCTTTCTGATAGCACAGTAGTTATGCCAACATTTACAGCTCCTAACGTTAATCAAACCACGGATTATAGCTTCACACTCAAAGCTGAGTTTATGGATTCGGTCAGTACTGATAATGTAATCGTTACTGTATATCCTACGCCTAACGCAAATGCAGGTGCTGACTTAACTACTTGGGCTAATGAAAATGTAACGCTTGATGCTTCAGCTTCTGCTCCATCAGATGCTACTATAACTTGGATTGCTCCAAACGGTATTACTCTTTCTGATAGCACAGTGGCTATGCCGACTTTTACGGCTCCTAACGTTAATCAAACCACAGATTATAGCTTAATGCTTAAAGCTGAGTTTATGGATTCGGTCAGTACTGATAATGTTATCGTTACTGTTTATCCTACACCTAACGCAAATGCAGGTGCTGATTTAACTGCTTGGGCTAATGAAAATGTAACGCTTGATGCTTCGGCTACAATGCCTTCAGAAGCTACATTAACTTGGGTGGCTCCTAACGGAATTACTCTTTCTGATAGCACAGTGGCTATGCCTACATTTACAGCTCCTAACGTTAATCAAACTACAGAATATAGCTTCATGCTTAAAGCTGAGTTTATGGATTCGGTCAGTACTGATAATGTAATCGTTACTGTCTATCCTACTCCAAACGCAAATGCAGGTACAGATTTAACTGCTTGGGCTAATGAAAATGTAACGCTTGATGCTTCAGCTACTGATCCATCAGACGCCTCTCTAACTTGGGTTGCTCCTGACGGAATTACTCTTTCTGATAGCACAGTGGCTATGCCTACATTTACAGCTCCTAACGTTAATCAAACTACAGAATATAGCTTCATGCTTAAAGCTGAGTTTATGGATTCGGTCAGTACTGATAATGTTATCGTTACTGTTTATCCTACGCCTAATGCAAATGCAGGTGTAGATCAAAACGTAATTGAAGGTACTACGGTAACTTTAGATGCTTCTGTATCTACTCCAGAAGGGGTTAATGTTCTGTGGATTGCACCAAATGACGATATTACTTTATCAAATGATACTACAAATATCGCAACATTTATAGCTCCTAATGTATCTCAAACTACAGCTTTTGACTTTATCCTTGAAGTTCACGTAATGGACTCTGTAAGTACTGACACTGTAACCATTACTATCCACCCTACACCAATTGCCGATGCTGGAAATGGGAAAAGTGTGTTTGAAGGTGAAACTGTAGCGCTTGATGCTTCTACATCAGAAGTAAATGGAGCAAATATCCAATGGCTATCACCAGAGGGTATTCAATTATCTGATGAGACTTCTTTAAATCCTACTTTCGTAGCTCCTGAAGTAGAAGAAACTGAGATTTTGAGTTTTATATTAGAATTGAGTCTTTTTGGAATTACAGTTCAAGATGAAGTCCAAATCATTGTTTCTCCAATGATTACAAATAGTGATAAAATTGATTTATCAAGTACTGTATATCCAAACCCTACAAAGGATAGGGTAAACATCAAACTTCAAGAGGATTCTCAAGTAGTTATCTATCATATATCTGGTAGAAAAGTTGAAGATAATTTGATGAAGAAAGGAGAACATGTATTTGATCTATCTCAATATCCTACAGGAACATACATTGTATCTGTGAAAGGAAATTCGATCATCAAAAATATAAAGTTGATTAAAGAATAA